The Streptomyces sp. NBC_01197 genome window below encodes:
- a CDS encoding IclR family transcriptional regulator has translation MAAGTPPGRRDPAERPAKTPDARAGTQAIDRAMAVLRLLIEADGDVQVTEIIQRLGLTPGTAHRVVGALAAEGFLSRNPVTDGYYLGSTAILLGQAAQRALGTDRALPLLQQLNAETNESVNLAVRDGQESVVVMRVPSPLPLRFEQHPGAHFPLYSTASGKALMSFAENPGEYLSSLPAELRAVTPHTIGTPERFAEELERTRERGYSIDNEENVEGVRCIGAPVLDARGYAHAAVVVQVPSVRLPDTRIRELAPRVVEIATEVARVVPSDRTMQPSRGTY, from the coding sequence GTGGCTGCCGGCACTCCTCCCGGACGACGGGACCCGGCCGAGCGGCCGGCCAAGACGCCCGACGCGCGTGCGGGCACCCAGGCCATCGACCGGGCGATGGCCGTCCTGCGGCTGCTCATCGAGGCGGACGGGGATGTCCAGGTCACCGAGATCATCCAGCGCCTCGGACTGACCCCCGGTACGGCCCACCGGGTCGTGGGAGCCCTGGCCGCCGAGGGGTTCCTCAGCCGCAATCCGGTGACGGACGGTTACTACCTGGGCAGCACGGCCATACTGCTGGGCCAGGCGGCCCAGCGCGCCCTGGGCACCGACCGCGCCCTCCCGCTGCTCCAGCAACTCAACGCCGAGACCAATGAGTCGGTGAATCTCGCGGTGCGGGACGGCCAGGAGTCCGTCGTGGTGATGCGCGTCCCCTCACCGCTGCCGCTCCGCTTCGAGCAGCACCCCGGCGCCCACTTCCCCCTGTACTCCACGGCGTCGGGCAAGGCCCTGATGAGCTTCGCGGAGAATCCCGGGGAGTACCTCAGCTCGCTGCCGGCCGAACTGCGCGCCGTCACACCGCACACCATCGGGACCCCGGAGCGGTTCGCCGAGGAACTGGAGCGGACCCGCGAGCGGGGGTACAGCATCGACAACGAGGAGAACGTCGAGGGCGTGCGCTGCATCGGCGCCCCGGTGCTGGACGCCCGGGGCTACGCGCACGCGGCCGTGGTGGTCCAGGTCCCGTCCGTCCGGCTGCCTGACACCCGGATCCGTGAACTGGCCCCACGTGTGGTGGAGATCGCCACCGAGGTGGCCCGGGTCGTCCCGTCCGACCGCACCATGCAGCCGAGCCGGGGTACGTACTGA
- a CDS encoding sodium:solute symporter family protein — protein MQTTVFIGIVAIAVLVAIVGTFLVKRVTLDQMLVGNRSFGTWTLFFISAGEFYTIGTLVAFPSGVYAKGFSYAMWFLGYIVLAWPVAYFLAPYWNRVGRRYDAMTQADVFRRHFDSRTLEIVIFFVTFLAALFGAQYSFAGLSYAIAGAGIHISSTLTLIIASVLALLCVVFGGMRQQATLAPLKDALMMIAIFVVAVAAILVTTGGVGDIFDAAAATTAQRPAFVAGSVPPSAFLFTLTTIIAQMVPAGGTGSQTAGMHAFTAKSERALKKQYVWFPLYMLMYPFLIIATYFAVDRLPHVKDPNSVFIVTAMRILPPWLVGLVAGAAFVSAIFVLAFGGLSLGGLISRNVVPDMPERRQRFWVRTGIMLFFCLSILLTLYTSPTLLVTILNLLYYIGVQLVPGTMAVFFMRGIRAVGVSAGLVGGTVLALVLYYGHIDTYGVNIGLVSGVLNFALMIVVSKVSHRGSTPLPATAWRSPRPTRSSAPLADKSAG, from the coding sequence ATGCAGACAACCGTCTTCATCGGCATCGTCGCGATCGCGGTGCTCGTCGCCATCGTCGGCACGTTTCTCGTCAAGAGGGTCACACTCGACCAGATGCTGGTCGGCAACCGGTCGTTCGGCACCTGGACGCTGTTCTTCATCTCGGCCGGTGAGTTCTACACCATCGGCACGCTGGTCGCCTTCCCCTCAGGCGTGTACGCCAAGGGGTTCAGCTACGCGATGTGGTTCCTGGGGTACATCGTGCTGGCCTGGCCGGTGGCGTACTTCCTCGCCCCGTACTGGAACCGCGTGGGACGACGCTACGACGCGATGACGCAGGCCGACGTGTTCCGGCGCCACTTCGACAGCAGGACGCTGGAGATCGTCATCTTCTTCGTGACGTTCCTCGCCGCGCTGTTCGGCGCGCAGTACAGCTTTGCCGGGCTGTCCTACGCGATCGCGGGGGCGGGCATCCACATCTCTTCGACGCTGACGCTGATCATCGCCTCCGTGCTGGCGCTGCTGTGCGTGGTGTTCGGCGGGATGCGTCAGCAGGCGACGCTCGCCCCGCTCAAGGACGCGCTGATGATGATCGCGATCTTCGTGGTGGCGGTGGCGGCCATTCTCGTCACGACCGGCGGGGTGGGCGACATCTTCGACGCCGCCGCTGCGACGACCGCCCAGCGCCCGGCCTTCGTCGCCGGTTCGGTTCCCCCGTCGGCGTTCCTGTTCACGCTGACCACGATCATCGCGCAGATGGTGCCCGCGGGCGGCACCGGCTCCCAGACAGCGGGCATGCACGCCTTCACCGCGAAATCGGAGCGCGCACTGAAGAAGCAGTACGTCTGGTTCCCGCTCTACATGCTGATGTATCCGTTCCTGATCATCGCGACGTACTTCGCCGTCGACAGGCTGCCGCACGTGAAGGACCCGAACAGCGTCTTCATCGTCACCGCCATGCGGATCCTGCCGCCCTGGCTCGTCGGCCTCGTTGCCGGAGCCGCGTTCGTGTCGGCGATCTTCGTGCTGGCTTTCGGCGGCCTCAGCCTCGGTGGCCTCATCAGCCGCAACGTCGTCCCGGACATGCCCGAGCGGCGGCAGCGGTTCTGGGTCCGCACCGGGATCATGCTGTTCTTCTGCCTGTCGATCCTGCTGACCCTCTACACCTCGCCGACCCTGCTCGTGACGATCCTCAACCTTCTCTACTACATCGGCGTGCAGCTGGTGCCCGGCACCATGGCCGTCTTCTTCATGCGCGGCATCCGTGCCGTGGGGGTGTCGGCGGGCCTGGTCGGCGGCACGGTCCTGGCGCTGGTCCTGTACTACGGGCACATCGACACGTACGGCGTCAATATCGGCCTGGTCAGCGGGGTACTCAACTTCGCGCTGATGATCGTGGTCAGCAAGGTCTCGCACCGCGGCAGCACACCTCTGCCGGCGACGGCGTGGCGCAGTCCGCGTCCGACGCGGTCCAGCGCCCCGCTCGCGGATAAATCGGCCGGCTGA
- a CDS encoding NADPH:quinone oxidoreductase family protein, which yields MQAWQVHENGEPGEVMRLDEVAEPQAGPGQLKLKVLAANINFPDALLCRGQYQVRPPLPFTPGVEVCGETADGRRVIANPALPHGGFAEYVVVDEAAVLPAPPALDDAEAAALHIGYQTGWFGLHRRAHLQSGETLLVHAAAGGVGSAAVQLGKAAGARVIGVVGGPEKARIAAELGCDLVIDRRADDIVAKVKEFTAGRGADVVYDPVGGDAYAKSVKCVAFEGRIVVVGFASGVIPSAALNHALVKNYTILGLHWGLYAQKDPASIGRCHVELTALAAEGTVKPLVSERVALKDAAAAVQRVADGITTGRVVIVPEEAAR from the coding sequence ATGCAGGCATGGCAAGTGCACGAGAACGGCGAGCCCGGCGAGGTCATGCGCCTCGACGAGGTGGCGGAACCGCAGGCGGGCCCCGGTCAGCTCAAGCTGAAGGTCCTGGCCGCCAACATCAACTTCCCCGATGCGCTGCTCTGCCGGGGCCAGTACCAGGTACGCCCGCCGCTGCCCTTCACGCCCGGCGTGGAGGTCTGCGGCGAGACCGCCGACGGACGCAGGGTGATCGCCAACCCGGCGCTCCCGCACGGCGGTTTCGCCGAGTACGTCGTCGTCGACGAGGCCGCAGTGCTCCCGGCGCCTCCCGCGCTGGACGACGCCGAGGCGGCCGCGCTGCATATCGGCTACCAGACGGGCTGGTTCGGCCTGCACCGCCGCGCACACCTGCAGAGCGGCGAGACGCTCCTGGTGCACGCGGCGGCGGGCGGCGTCGGCAGCGCCGCCGTGCAGCTGGGCAAGGCCGCCGGGGCCAGGGTCATCGGTGTGGTCGGCGGCCCCGAGAAGGCCCGCATCGCCGCGGAGCTGGGGTGCGACCTGGTCATCGACCGGCGCGCCGACGACATCGTCGCCAAGGTCAAGGAGTTCACCGCGGGCAGGGGCGCGGACGTCGTCTACGACCCGGTCGGCGGCGACGCGTACGCCAAGTCCGTGAAGTGCGTGGCCTTCGAGGGCCGGATCGTGGTCGTCGGGTTCGCCAGCGGTGTCATTCCGTCCGCCGCGCTCAACCACGCACTGGTGAAGAACTACACGATCCTGGGCCTGCACTGGGGCTTGTACGCGCAGAAGGACCCCGCGTCGATCGGCCGCTGCCACGTGGAGCTGACCGCCCTCGCCGCCGAGGGAACCGTCAAACCGCTGGTTTCCGAGCGGGTCGCGCTCAAGGATGCCGCTGCCGCGGTCCAGCGGGTCGCCGACGGCATCACCACCGGCCGCGTCGTGATCGTCCCGGAAGAGGCGGCCCGATGA
- a CDS encoding acyl-CoA dehydrogenase family protein → MTDLLYSETEDDLRSAVRSLLTDRCGSPELLAAVESGTPGDLRLWPALATEMGLAGLLVPEKLGGQGATHREAAVVLEELGRSVAPVPYLTSSVVATEVLTGLGTGNGAAAELLGTLASGECVAVLTLPLTTAPGSVPLLPGLTGTVSGVADAAAAQVLLVPTADGLYAVGAQDPGVSVEPLVPLDLTRPLATVSLDGAQGNLLAGAGDSAAALRRGLLAGAGLLASEQLGLAEWCLEETVRYTRERHQFNRPVGGFQALKHRMAQLWLEIVSARAAARNAADALATDGPEKALAVSVAQAYCSRVAVHAAEECIQLHGGIGMTWEHPAHLYLKRAKSDAVAFGPAGTHREALAELVGLAGPQ, encoded by the coding sequence ATGACCGACCTCCTGTACTCCGAGACCGAGGACGACCTGCGCTCCGCCGTCCGCTCGCTGCTCACCGACCGCTGCGGCTCGCCGGAGCTGCTGGCCGCTGTGGAGTCCGGCACCCCCGGCGACCTGCGGCTGTGGCCCGCCCTGGCCACGGAGATGGGGCTGGCCGGGCTGCTCGTACCCGAGAAGCTCGGCGGTCAGGGTGCCACGCACCGGGAAGCCGCGGTGGTGCTGGAGGAGCTGGGGCGCAGCGTCGCCCCCGTGCCGTATCTGACGAGCTCGGTCGTGGCGACCGAGGTGCTCACCGGACTCGGTACCGGCAACGGCGCGGCCGCCGAACTGCTCGGAACGCTCGCCTCCGGGGAGTGCGTCGCGGTACTCACCCTGCCGCTGACCACGGCGCCCGGTTCCGTGCCCCTGCTCCCCGGCCTGACCGGCACGGTGAGCGGGGTCGCCGACGCGGCGGCTGCGCAGGTCCTGCTCGTCCCCACGGCTGACGGTCTGTACGCGGTCGGGGCGCAGGACCCGGGCGTCAGCGTCGAGCCGCTGGTCCCGCTCGACCTCACCCGCCCGCTCGCCACCGTCAGTCTCGACGGGGCGCAGGGCAACCTCCTTGCCGGGGCCGGGGATTCAGCGGCCGCGCTGCGCCGGGGGCTGCTCGCCGGGGCCGGGCTGCTCGCGTCGGAGCAGCTGGGGCTGGCCGAGTGGTGCCTGGAGGAGACCGTCCGGTACACGCGCGAGCGCCATCAGTTCAACCGGCCCGTCGGCGGGTTCCAGGCGCTCAAGCACCGGATGGCACAGCTCTGGCTGGAGATCGTCTCGGCCCGCGCCGCCGCTCGCAACGCGGCGGACGCGCTCGCCACCGACGGCCCCGAGAAGGCGCTCGCGGTCTCGGTCGCTCAGGCGTACTGCAGCCGCGTCGCCGTGCACGCCGCCGAGGAGTGCATCCAGCTGCACGGCGGCATCGGCATGACGTGGGAGCACCCCGCACATCTGTACCTCAAGCGCGCCAAGTCCGATGCGGTGGCGTTCGGTCCGGCGGGGACGCACCGGGAGGCGCTGGCGGAACTGGTCGGTCTGGCGGGGCCGCAGTAG
- a CDS encoding hydroxyacid-oxoacid transhydrogenase, which produces MPSFDNPTESVFTWAAPPLKFGLGAIAEIGEDLQALGVTNALIITDPGVAATGVPDRVAHAVKAAGLDVRIFDGVAVEPTDVSIGEAVEFARSGPWDGYIAVGGGSAMDTAKAVNLLTTQPGTLMDYIAPPIGGGKVPTLPVKPLIAVPTTAGTGSEATTICVVDLLDLRLKAGISHPRLRPALAVVDPLTSMTVPAAVTAASGMDVLTHAAESYTALSFDARPAFPSAKARAAFCGANPISDVWCEKAMELVGVHLRRAVMNGNDLSARYGMAYASAVTGMGFGNAGTHIPHANAYPIAGAVENYRAQGYPEMPMVPHGQAVASTAMAAFRFTYPSNPQRHLRAAELIGGRPVDPDEGTEALPRVLRELLRDIGMPNGITAFGYSEDRLGELVSGTMKQSRQLSVVPRPLTTEAAEQIFRESLRNW; this is translated from the coding sequence ATGCCCAGCTTCGACAACCCCACCGAGTCCGTCTTCACCTGGGCCGCGCCCCCGCTCAAGTTCGGGCTCGGCGCCATCGCCGAGATCGGCGAGGACCTGCAGGCACTCGGCGTCACCAACGCCCTGATCATCACCGACCCCGGTGTCGCCGCGACCGGCGTACCGGACCGGGTCGCGCACGCGGTGAAGGCCGCCGGCCTCGACGTCCGGATCTTCGACGGCGTCGCCGTCGAGCCGACGGACGTGAGCATCGGGGAAGCGGTCGAGTTCGCCAGGTCGGGCCCCTGGGACGGCTACATCGCGGTGGGCGGCGGCTCCGCGATGGACACCGCCAAGGCGGTCAATCTGCTCACCACCCAGCCCGGCACGCTCATGGACTACATCGCCCCACCGATCGGCGGCGGCAAGGTCCCCACCCTGCCCGTCAAACCCCTGATCGCGGTGCCGACCACCGCCGGCACCGGGTCGGAAGCCACCACCATCTGCGTCGTCGACCTCCTGGACCTGCGCCTCAAGGCAGGCATCAGCCATCCACGGCTGCGCCCGGCGCTCGCCGTCGTCGACCCGCTGACCAGCATGACCGTCCCCGCCGCCGTCACGGCGGCCAGCGGCATGGACGTCCTCACCCACGCCGCCGAGAGCTACACCGCGCTCTCCTTCGACGCGCGGCCCGCCTTCCCCAGCGCCAAGGCCCGCGCGGCGTTCTGCGGCGCCAACCCGATCAGCGACGTGTGGTGCGAGAAGGCCATGGAGCTGGTGGGCGTCCATCTGCGCCGGGCCGTGATGAACGGCAACGACCTCTCCGCCCGCTACGGCATGGCGTACGCCTCGGCCGTCACCGGCATGGGCTTCGGCAACGCGGGCACTCACATCCCGCACGCCAACGCCTACCCCATCGCCGGCGCCGTCGAGAACTACCGCGCCCAGGGCTACCCGGAGATGCCGATGGTGCCGCACGGCCAGGCCGTCGCCTCCACCGCCATGGCCGCGTTCCGCTTCACCTACCCGTCGAACCCGCAGCGCCATCTGCGGGCCGCCGAGCTGATCGGCGGACGGCCCGTCGACCCGGACGAGGGCACCGAAGCCCTGCCGCGCGTGCTGCGTGAACTCCTCCGCGACATCGGTATGCCCAACGGCATCACCGCCTTCGGCTACTCCGAGGACCGGCTCGGCGAACTCGTCTCGGGCACGATGAAGCAGTCCCGTCAACTGAGCGTGGTACCACGCCCCTTGACCACCGAAGCGGCGGAACAGATCTTCCGCGAGTCACTCCGCAACTGGTAA
- a CDS encoding CobW family GTP-binding protein, which produces MTARLTVLGGYLGAGKTTLLNGLLAAAGGVRIAVVVNDFGAVNIDRRLITSATEDTVELSNGCICCSLQDDTSAVMTRLAGRGDLDHVVVETSGVGDPAALRTWGNYPGFAPGSTVVCADSTAVDRLLRDEFVGDTVARQLTRADIVVLSKADLAGRAQLTDARRRCREHAADARVLESTGGDVHLKDLLRSAAPADPAAGEPDPHRSVHRSASVTGPGPVDRDALLAALQELPESVVRLKGVVRCADSPRARTVVQYSGGRLSVTTDGDWQDADTSGLVVIVAGDETADAELRSVSDRLAEVLVL; this is translated from the coding sequence GTGACCGCGCGGCTGACAGTCCTCGGCGGCTACCTGGGAGCGGGCAAGACGACCCTGCTCAACGGTCTGCTGGCTGCCGCCGGAGGGGTGCGGATCGCAGTGGTGGTCAATGACTTCGGGGCGGTCAACATCGACCGCCGCCTGATCACCTCGGCCACCGAGGACACCGTGGAGCTGAGCAACGGCTGCATCTGCTGCAGCCTGCAGGACGACACCTCCGCGGTGATGACGCGCCTGGCCGGGCGCGGCGACCTGGACCATGTGGTGGTGGAGACCAGCGGTGTCGGTGATCCAGCGGCGCTGCGGACCTGGGGCAACTACCCGGGCTTCGCTCCGGGGAGCACGGTGGTCTGTGCGGACAGCACCGCTGTCGATCGGTTGCTGCGTGACGAGTTCGTCGGGGACACCGTGGCCCGGCAGTTGACCCGAGCGGACATCGTGGTGCTGAGCAAGGCGGACCTGGCCGGGCGGGCGCAGCTCACCGACGCCCGACGGCGCTGCCGGGAACACGCGGCCGATGCCCGGGTGCTGGAGTCCACCGGTGGTGATGTGCACCTCAAGGATCTGCTGCGATCCGCTGCCCCGGCGGACCCGGCGGCGGGCGAACCGGATCCGCACCGGTCGGTGCATCGCAGCGCCTCGGTGACCGGCCCGGGCCCGGTGGACCGGGACGCGCTGCTGGCGGCTCTGCAGGAGTTGCCAGAGTCGGTGGTCCGGCTCAAGGGCGTAGTCCGCTGCGCCGACAGCCCGCGGGCCCGCACGGTGGTCCAGTACTCCGGCGGAAGGCTTTCGGTCACCACCGACGGCGACTGGCAGGACGCGGACACCAGCGGGCTGGTGGTCATCGTCGCCGGAGACGAAACGGCCGACGCCGAGCTGCGGTCGGTGTCCGACCGCCTCGCCGAGGTCCTGGTCCTCTGA
- a CDS encoding acyl-CoA dehydrogenase family protein, protein MTENSPQPDKTAKPDNTAKPGSSAQPDAEALRLRTRDLLAAHPPESTGRTDFLRARFDAGLAWVHYPAGLGGLGVPRSLQSVVDAELEAAGAPDNDPRRIGIGLGMAAPTILRYGTDEQKRRFLRPLWVGDEVWCQLFSEPGAGSDLAALATRAVRDGDHWTVTGQKVWTSSAHLARWAILIARTDPDVPKHRGITYFICDMTDPGVEVRPLRQITGEAEFNEVFLTGVRIPDAHRLGPVGDGWKVAQTTLMNERVSIGGSRIPREGGMIGPVVKTWRERPELRTHDLHQRLLTLWVEAEVARLTGERLRQQLVAGQPGPEGSGMKLTFARLNQEISGLEVELLGEEGLLYSDWTMRRPELVDFTGRDAGYRYLRSKGNSIEGGTSEVLLNIVAERVLGLPSEPRNDKDAAWKDLAR, encoded by the coding sequence ATGACGGAGAACAGCCCGCAGCCGGACAAAACCGCAAAGCCGGACAACACAGCAAAGCCGGGCAGCAGCGCGCAGCCGGACGCAGAAGCGCTGCGGCTGCGTACCCGCGACCTGCTCGCGGCCCACCCCCCGGAGTCCACCGGCCGTACCGACTTCCTGCGCGCCCGGTTCGACGCCGGGCTCGCCTGGGTGCACTACCCGGCCGGGCTCGGCGGTCTCGGCGTACCGCGCTCGCTCCAGTCCGTCGTGGACGCGGAGCTGGAGGCCGCCGGGGCGCCCGACAACGACCCGCGTCGGATCGGCATCGGCCTCGGCATGGCAGCGCCGACGATCCTGCGCTATGGCACGGACGAGCAGAAGCGCCGCTTTCTGCGCCCTCTCTGGGTCGGTGACGAGGTGTGGTGCCAGCTCTTCAGCGAGCCGGGCGCCGGTTCCGACCTCGCGGCGCTGGCGACCCGCGCGGTGCGCGACGGCGACCACTGGACCGTCACCGGCCAGAAGGTCTGGACGTCGAGCGCTCATCTCGCCCGCTGGGCCATCCTCATCGCCCGCACCGACCCCGACGTACCCAAGCACCGGGGGATCACCTACTTCATCTGCGACATGACCGACCCGGGCGTCGAGGTGCGGCCGCTGCGCCAGATCACCGGCGAGGCCGAGTTCAACGAGGTGTTCCTCACCGGGGTACGGATCCCCGATGCCCACCGGCTCGGCCCGGTGGGCGACGGCTGGAAGGTCGCCCAGACCACCCTGATGAACGAGCGAGTCTCCATCGGCGGCTCCCGGATCCCGCGCGAGGGCGGCATGATCGGCCCCGTCGTGAAGACCTGGCGCGAACGGCCCGAACTGCGCACGCACGATCTCCACCAGCGCCTTCTCACCCTCTGGGTGGAGGCCGAGGTCGCCCGTCTCACCGGTGAACGGCTGCGCCAGCAGCTCGTCGCGGGCCAGCCGGGACCCGAGGGCTCCGGGATGAAGCTCACCTTCGCCCGCCTCAACCAGGAGATCAGCGGCCTCGAAGTCGAACTCCTCGGCGAGGAAGGGCTGCTGTACAGCGACTGGACCATGCGCCGCCCCGAACTGGTCGACTTCACCGGGCGCGACGCCGGCTACCGCTATCTGCGCTCCAAGGGGAACTCCATCGAGGGCGGTACCAGCGAGGTGCTGCTCAACATCGTCGCCGAGCGGGTGCTCGGGCTGCCTTCGGAGCCGCGCAACGACAAGGACGCCGCCTGGAAGGACCTGGCCCGATGA
- a CDS encoding MFS transporter, with protein MPAPAQTPISKVALAGAIGTTIEWYDFFLYGTAAGIVFDKLFFPRFDSLIGTLLAFATFAIGFVARPLGGVVFGHFGDRVGRKTALIVTMFIMGAGTFLIGLLPTFDSIGIWAPVLLILLRIVQGIGVGGEWGGAVLMSVEHAPEGRKGYYGSWPQIGVPAGLMLGTGVYALLSSSLSSAQFLDWGWRIAFLLSGALVVIGLYIRLQVYETPAFQAVQEKQDEARIPIVELLRTSKLNLLLGMGTRMAEGIAFNTWGVFAIAYTTGELNVSRTHALIGVMVGAGVCIPMIPVWGAISDRYGRLRTFGLGTVLFGLSAFPAFALFDTGSALVIGGTLVVTLGLFYGAMYGPQAALYAELFPAKVRYSGVSCVYQVSGVFASGLTPLILTSLLASGGGRPWLMSVYIVAMSALSLVSVILIAVLRRRIGVQTPRPVPVLQS; from the coding sequence ATGCCCGCACCAGCGCAGACGCCGATCAGCAAGGTCGCCCTCGCCGGCGCCATCGGCACGACGATCGAGTGGTACGACTTCTTCCTCTACGGGACGGCCGCCGGAATCGTCTTCGACAAACTCTTCTTCCCCAGGTTCGACAGCCTCATCGGCACGCTCCTGGCTTTCGCGACCTTTGCCATCGGCTTCGTCGCACGCCCGCTCGGCGGGGTGGTCTTCGGCCACTTCGGCGACCGGGTGGGACGCAAGACCGCCCTCATCGTCACCATGTTCATCATGGGCGCGGGCACCTTCCTCATCGGCCTGCTCCCCACCTTCGACAGCATCGGCATCTGGGCCCCTGTCCTGCTGATCCTGCTCCGCATCGTCCAGGGCATCGGGGTCGGCGGTGAGTGGGGCGGCGCGGTCCTGATGTCCGTCGAACACGCTCCCGAAGGCCGCAAGGGCTACTACGGAAGCTGGCCGCAGATCGGCGTTCCCGCGGGCCTCATGCTCGGCACCGGCGTGTACGCCCTGCTGTCCAGCTCGCTGTCCAGTGCCCAGTTCCTCGACTGGGGCTGGCGCATCGCGTTCCTGCTCAGCGGTGCGCTCGTCGTCATCGGGCTCTACATCCGCCTCCAGGTCTATGAGACCCCCGCCTTCCAGGCCGTACAGGAGAAGCAGGACGAGGCCCGGATCCCGATCGTCGAGCTGCTGCGCACCTCGAAGCTGAATCTGCTGCTCGGCATGGGCACGCGGATGGCGGAAGGGATCGCATTCAACACCTGGGGCGTCTTCGCCATCGCGTACACCACCGGCGAACTGAACGTGTCGCGGACCCATGCGCTGATCGGCGTGATGGTCGGCGCGGGCGTCTGCATCCCCATGATCCCGGTGTGGGGCGCGATCTCCGACCGGTACGGGAGACTGCGGACCTTCGGGCTCGGAACGGTCCTCTTCGGCCTGTCGGCCTTCCCGGCGTTCGCGCTCTTCGACACCGGCTCCGCGCTGGTCATCGGGGGAACGCTGGTCGTGACACTCGGCCTGTTCTACGGGGCGATGTACGGTCCGCAGGCGGCGCTGTACGCCGAGCTGTTCCCCGCGAAAGTCCGCTACAGCGGCGTCTCCTGCGTCTACCAGGTCTCCGGGGTCTTCGCGAGCGGGCTCACCCCGCTGATCCTCACCAGCCTGCTCGCCTCCGGCGGCGGCAGGCCGTGGCTCATGTCCGTCTACATCGTGGCCATGTCCGCGCTCAGCCTGGTGTCCGTCATCCTCATCGCCGTACTGCGCCGCAGAATCGGCGTGCAGACACCGCGGCCGGTACCGGTGCTGCAGAGCTGA
- a CDS encoding DUF3311 domain-containing protein produces MPSRTARPSGKRTALSVLIGLVIPFLYVAVAPFLLGGVSIKVFGFPFLYFWIFSSFVFTTVCLAICWYAIDSPVHQEFDAGFEAGFDAGEEW; encoded by the coding sequence ATGCCGTCGCGAACCGCCCGGCCGTCGGGCAAGCGCACCGCCCTCAGCGTCCTCATAGGTCTCGTCATTCCATTCCTCTACGTCGCCGTGGCGCCCTTCCTGCTCGGCGGCGTCTCGATCAAGGTCTTCGGATTCCCCTTCCTGTATTTCTGGATCTTCAGCTCGTTCGTGTTCACGACTGTGTGCCTGGCGATCTGCTGGTACGCCATCGACAGCCCGGTCCACCAGGAGTTCGACGCCGGTTTCGAGGCCGGTTTCGACGCCGGTGAGGAGTGGTGA